From the Triticum urartu cultivar G1812 chromosome 4, Tu2.1, whole genome shotgun sequence genome, the window CGGCAGCCTTCTTGTCGGCCTCGGCCTTCTCAGCGGCAGCACGGTCGGAGTCGGTCgacatggtgatgacgaaggTGATGCGGACGTAGATGAACAGAAGTGAGAAGTCGCGTAATCGCTACCCAAAAACctaatcgcccctctcccgtacaggatccgGAGAAGCGGAGTTTCGGAGGCCTGCTCTCCCGTCAACCGTGTACGCGGTGAACGGGACGGAGTcgccggcggcagcagcagcaaagGAACGACGTGGGCGTGGAGGCGGAGATGCGTTCTGTttcgtggcggctagggttggcagcgccccacatatatatgtgcggctgcgcgtggagagacgtgggctGAACCCACGTCCAAGTCGGTAGCCCACGATCCGACGTCTCAGATCGTGGCCCTACCTGTCAAAGACTCTCCGTTCCTGACCAGCAAAAAGAAGCGCATAGGagtgagctcggctcggctcaatcccgcaacccgcggcgcgtcgtgacgaggcgtggcgtggcgaggcgaacggaggaggaggagtgcgcgagggcctcatctcttctcaagctccaatagcatgaggaagagaatcccttataaaccactccaactctccttccacttccggggtgggactaaacttcccaccaccttgtcatgccacctacatgggcccttagagatcaaatctgaaattgttatatgggctctaggcccatctcatatttcaacaatcccccaccagatctcagGGGCCCACTTTGTCCTTTGTTCCAAACGCTGTTTTGATATACCAGCATCTTAGTGGAGACCGATTAAGGTTGAGCTCCACCTAGACCAAGTAGTTACActccttcacaactgaacaatggactatgccttgaattgtcagtttggcgtcAAGAAGTTTCACCACAAATCTCACTGGTACGAGGCTGCCGAAGGCCGACCCCTCGGGTGGAGCATATTAGTCACACTCCTGGCCTGTTCATGAGCTTGCTAGAGATcaccccaatctcatagactgtgaccagcagtcgggctcatataggtgtgttcctccaaagatcgctCTGTAGGATAGCATCTTGCTTATGCATATAAgccttggaacacattaagacagTAGTCATCCTTCCATACAGTTTCcgagagtattgcatctccaacggagtgggttagtaaagttactctcctcagttcaccactggcttgttttcccaggtcctacttcacgggatctccgatcacataggttgggttactaccatggcaactcatgtgggtctcatacccatctcccttgatgcgctatctatcacaacacgtgatagccctttagtaaagggatctgccagattcttagccgtttgaatataatccaacgctatcactccggagttcctcaattttctgacagctttcaatctcattcttatgtgtttattggacttcatgttgtcctttgaactcttcacCTTGACAATAATTGTttgattgtcacagttcataaggatgGCCGGAACTGGCTTCTCAACCACTGGCAAGTCCATCAACAGATCTCGAAGCCATTCTCCTTCGCCACCCGATGTGTCTAATGCTGttaattctgcttccattgtcgatcttgttaagatcgtttgcttgcaagacttccaggaaacagcacCACCTCCAAGAGTAAATATATACCCAGTTGTGTCCTTCATCTCATCAGCGTCAGAGATCGAAttcgcatcactatacccttcaagtaccgacgggtatccggtatagtgaagtccatagttcatagtacctttcagatagcgcataactctctcaagagCACGCCAATGTACATCACCCGGTTTGGAAACAAACCGGATCAGTTTGCTAATAGCAAATGCAATGTCAGGCCTCGTTGCGCTCGCTAGATACTGGAGTGAACCAACAATCTAagagtatctcaattgatctaTAGCTGTGCCTTTAGACTTTCGAATCAGCACACTAGGATCATCTGGTATTTGAGATGGTTtgcagtccgaatatccaaaacgactcaacaccttctcaacataATGGGATTGCAGAAGTGTAATCCCACCTTCATCATCTCTCAATAGCgtgatgttcaagataacatcagccactCCAAGGTCCTTCATATCAAAGTTCTGAGATAGGAAAGACTTAACTTCCTCGATCAACTTGAGATTAGTCCCAAATATCAGTATTTCATCAACATACAAAcacagtataactccttcgcccccaccatagcgatagtatacacattttTCGGCCTCATTAACAACAAAGCCAACAGATGTCAATGTTTCATTAAACTTgtcatgccattgcttaggcgCTTGTCTCAGGCCATACAAAGATTTCACCAACTTAtacacctttccttcctgaccatccatcacaaagccatcaggctgttgcatatagatttcctcctttagctctccgttcaggaaagccgtcttaacatccatctgatgaatgagaagaccatgtgaggccgTCAACGAGAGTAATACTCGAATGATGGTCAGTCTGGCCACAGGTGAATAGGTGTCGAAgaaatcttcttcttctttctgggcgtagcccttggccacaagcctagccttgtacttttctATCGTACCGtcgggcctaagcttcttcttgaacacccacttgcATCCCAATGGTTTGCAACCATAAGGACGTTGAGTAAGCTCCCAAGTCccgttagccatgatggaatccatctcgctacggacCGCATCCTTCTAGTAGTCAGCTTCTGGAGATGCATACGCTTCTAAAATAGAAGTGGGATTATCCTCCACGAGGTATAtgaagaaatcatcaccaaaggtctttacagtcctttgtctcttgccccTACCAAGAGATTCCTCATTATCCTCCTCAGGATTTTCATCATGTGTTTGGTTATAATATTCCATCGGAAtggcaggttcaggagtctcCTCAGATTCCTGTCTAGAAGTGCTTTGTACATCTCTCATGGGGAAAATGtcctcaaagaatgtagcatctttagactccataattgtaccgaccttcatgtcaggtacctcagatttcactactagaaatctatagccaacaCTATTCATAGCATAGCCCAAATTAACACAGTCCATAGTCTTTGAtccaagcttacgctttttggGGATCGGCACATTAACTTTCGCCAAGCATCACCAGGTATGTACGTACGAGAGTGTTGTCCTTCTCTTGGTCCACTTCTTGTAAGGAGTGATCTCGTTATCCTTTGtcggaactttattcaggacatgatAGGATGTCATTATAGcctcccccaccatgccttggataaacccgacGTATCTAACATAgtgttaaccaaatcagttagagtacggtttttccgctcggcaaccccgtttgactggggtgagtagggaggcgtcctctcgtGAATAATGCCGTGTTCCGCACAAAAGGCATCAAACTCTTTCGAGAAGTACTCTCCACCATGATCTGACTGGActcgtttaattttcttttcaagttgattctcaacttcCGCCTTATAGATTTTgaagtagtgtagagcctcatctttagtatttaacagatacacatagcaatatctagtggaatcatctatctaagtcatgaaatatttctttccacttttagtcaacacaccattcatctcacaaagatcagaatgtatgagttTCAGTGGCGCCAAGTGTCTCTCCTCTGCTGCCTTGTGaggcttgcgaggttgcttagatTGCACACATGAATggcacttagaacctttggctaAAGTGAAACTTGGGATTAAATTCGATTTTGCTAGCCGCGTCATAACACCGAAACTaatgtgacaaagacgtgaatgccagaCTTCAGATTCATTAACACTCAAATGAATATTGTTCACGACTTTATTACATAGATCTGCAAGAGAAAGGCGGAACATGCCTCCGCATTCATAACCCTTTCCAACAAATAGTCCATATTTCGTAACAACTAATTTATTAGACTCGAATACCAACTTAAACCCTTCtctacatagaagggagccactaGCGAGGTTCTTTTTGATGGCGGGGACATGTTGCACGTTCTTCAGCTGCACGATccttcccgaagtaaacttcagatcgaccgtgccaacaccaagAACAGAAGCACTCGCGCCATTCCCCATCAGTACGGACCCGTGACCTGtggcctggtaagaagaaaacaatgtaacgtcagcacacacatgaacacctgcacctgtgtcgacccaccaatcggtggacggCCAAACTGAAAATACAGCAAATAAATTACCGTACCCAGATGCACCACTCTCATTGTTGCTCACAATCAtattgacagacttggagtcctgcCCTTGCTTCttatacttgtttgggcacttgttggcccaatgttcaagcgaaccacaagtaaagcagccctcatccttcttattctttttgaaggtcttcttacccttcttcttaaagtCGGCACTCTATTGGACACCGTTCTTTCCCTTGGGCTTGTGGGAATTGGAGTTCTTCTGATGCATCATATTGGCCACAGAAGTTCCTTCTAGCCCCTTTCCGTGCGAGTCCTTTGCCCTTGAATTTTGCTCAACACTCAGATGGCCTATGACATCCTCCACAGAGAATTCACGCCTCTGATGTTTCAGAGTGGTGGCAAAGTTCCTCCAGGAATTGGGAAGCTTAGCGATTATGCAGCCCGCGACAAACTTGCCCGGTAACTCGCACTTAAGAAGCTCAAACTccttaacaatgcatattatctcatgagcctgctccaaTACAGGACGGTTTTCAACCATCTTGTAATCGTGGAACTGCTCTATAATATACATCTCGCTCCCTGCATCGGCAGCCCCGAACTTAGATTCGAGCGCCTCCCACAAGTCCTTGGCAGACCGCACATGCAGATATGCGTCAACCAGCTTATCTCCAATCACGCTCAGAACTGCCCCGAGGAACACGACAGTGGCCTCCTTGAACGCCTTCTCCTGTTCAGGAGCAATCGTTCCTGTGGGAGTCACACCGGCGACCCAGAACACGTTCATGGCCGTGAGCCATAAGGTGGTTTTAGTCTGCCAACGCTTAAAGTACGTCGGTTTCAGTGCAGCAGCAAAACCAGAATTCGAAAAACTCCTACACAAATTAGGTTTTTGGATTGATAAGAAAATAGGCAGTTTTCCGATTAAATTAATCCATGAATAAATTATGAGCATGACATGGACAGCATTGATAACACACTGATTACGATCTAACAGAGCATGTACTACGCATATAGTAGAAACATCTACGCATATCGCTAGTACTGCTACAACAGAAAGAAACACGAGAGGGATAAACGATGTGTACCCTCCAATCGGCCAcgcagcggtggcggcggcggcagcagccgcggcatcctcggcggccttcttgtcggcctcggccttctcagcggcggcacggtcggcgtcggtcgacatggtgatgacgaaggtgatgcggacgtagatgaacagaagcgagcagtcgcgtaatcgctgcccaaaaacctaatcgcccctctcccgtacaggatccgGAGAAGCGGGGTTTCGGAGGCCTGCTCTCCCGTCAACCGTGTACGCGGTGAATGGGACGGAGTcgccggcggcagcagcagcagaggaaCGACGTGGGCGTGGAGGCGGAGATGCGTTCTGTttcgtggcggctagggttggcaGCGCCCCACATATATATGTGCGGCTGCGCGTGGGCTGGTAGCCCATGATCCGACGTCTCAGATCGTGGCCCTACCTGTCAAAGACTCTCCGTTCCTGACCGGCAAAAAGAAGCGCATAGGagtgagctcggctcggctcaatcccgcggcgcggcgcggcgtgacgaggaggaggaggagtgcgcgagggccttcatctcttctcaagctccaatgAGCATGAAAAGAGAATCcccttataaaccactccaactCTTCCTTCCACTTCGGGGGTGGGACTAAAACTTCCCCACCACCTTGTCATGCCACctacatgggcccttagagaATCAAAATCTGAATTGTTATATGGGCTCTAggcccatctcatatttcaacaCAAAGGAGGCGAGAGGAGGCCTAGAGGAGGAAGCAGGCGGACAAGAACAAGGATGAGTATGAGGTACGATCGATCATGCGCTTGCTCGCTCCTTTTGCTATGAGTTCAGTTTTCCTGTTCCTTTCTGCTCCTGACTGAATTGGCAAAATGAGGATCATCAGCGTTACTTTTCTGTTCATCAGCGTGTTTTGACCAGATCATCAGCGTTTAGGCAGGTTTAGATCTCTAAAAAGAACTGATGTTTGCTGTCACTATAATGGTAGATAGTAGAATAGTTGATCACAATTCTGCTACATTACAATTTAAAACCCCAATCCCTTGCCATGTTTTAGTTTCTACTGAAGAAATGCCTGAAAAATGCCCACCTCTGCTTATGGATGATGCAGAGCGTGTTGATTCTTTGTATGGAATTTTAGCTAGTGTTCGatcttgatgaagtgaccgttcTAAGGATAAATCACCACCCCGATCTCTATATCTAGTCAGGTTGCTCCTTTCCCCTTTGTTGTCAAGACTACATCGCTAAGCCTACCTGAAAACATTTGGTCATTTGAAGTTGGGGATTTATCAGATAGCTGTTTTGGTGAAGAATGTGTATCTTTCCTTAGTGTCGCTTGCCATGTTTTAGTTTCTACCGATGGAAGATTTAATCACCGCTAAGTAAACATGTTTTGTAGGATGAGAAGGATGTTCACATTAGTTACTGGTCTCAAAATCACAACAAGCGCAAGAAGCAGTGCCTAGGCTGCTACCTTGACTTCGCAAGAAAGATAAGTGCTAGAAATCCCCCGGTGATCGGCAACATTCCAGACGAGGTAGCTATGTTCTCTGAAATTTCCTTTCCAAAAAATGTTCTCTGAAATTTCAAATTGTGTGGTGAAATAAATTTTGGGACTAAATGCCATTGATTTTCTTTTCAGATTGATCGCCATAACAGCAAGTTTCACAAGGGAGTTGAGATGCGAAGTTGCAGGAAGAAGGGCTGCCTTGTTAGAGCCAATAAGAGGGACATCCAGCTCCATGAGTACTACTGTCATGGTTTGAGCAAATGAGGCCCTTGTTTGGTGCTTCTCTAGTGAGTGCTAGCATTAGTTTTTACTCTGTTTCGCATGAGCTGTGCGCGCTAGTGTGCTGTTTGGATAATTTGGTACGAAAAATCTTGTGAATGGCCTTTGGTGATGAATGCATGTACGAAAATCACTATGACAACCAATGCAATCGAATTGCAGTATACATGTCAAAGCTGGATTCAATTCTGGGCATGTTTTTAATCATGTTCTGTCATGTCATTTGTTGTTCCAATCCTAGCATTATACTCCCAGTTTCTTTTTTTTTGCATGGTGTAGCAGTACTCAGTTCTGGTTGTGATGATCCATAATCAGGAGACTGATGAACATACTGGTTAATTATCTGTGAGAATGCATGAGGGGATGCATGTTGTCCCTTTTCACCCAGCATGTCTAGCAATCTTCTGAATTGTTAGTAATCATCTGCTTATGTCTCATGTTAACTGTATTTTATATGCAATCTTGTCCCTACTAGCAGGTTTGCACATGTGGTAATCATCTGCAATGTTGGCCTTAAAATAAAGACACTGCGATTTGGTAATCATCTGCCTCATGTCATTTGATACGATCCTATGATCCATAAGTAACAGTCTAGATTAGTCAATAATGTTTGCAGGGATCCCTGTTTGTTTGTGCCGCATAGCAGTATTCTGGTCTGCTTGTGATATATTCACTTATTCAGCAATAAACTGATAAACTAGCGTACTGGGAGCATCAGGCACAACATATGCTTGTCCCTTTCCACCCAGCATGTTTAGTAATCTTCTGCCTCATGTCATTTCGTATGTAAATTTTGTATTTACAGTGACAACACTTCTTTTCCCACAACAAAAATAAATACGCGCTTTGGCTGTTTTTAAGACAAACTAAATACAGCTGCAGGGTCTGAATGTAAATTCAGAACCAGCCAGAATGATCTGGACCTTACATAATGTCTCTGAACTAAGACTTATCGTAAGGATTAATATCTTCAAATAAAAGCCCTTTGCATGCCTAACTGGACAAACCCTCTTCTTGCCAGCCTTCGATCGAATAGCATTGGGCACATGCAACAGTTTGCATGCGGTTGCAGCTAGAAAAGACACGCCATTTCCCTTTGTGTTATAGACACGCCATGTCAGTGTATTCTCTTGATTTCCGAACAGCATCATCAATATCTAAGAGGATGTTACTGCTGATGGTCGGTATGTGTGTCTCTATATATATTATTCAACTTCTTTCATACACCCATATCACCAAGGCATACACGTTCTTGGTAGAGTAAGTTCCCGCTGACGAGTGTTTCCATCATAGTTTTCTTCCATCTGGGCATATGTGGCTTGAACGTGCACAATGCCCCATAGCGTGTGTGAGTGGAAATCGACAAAAATCTTCTCTACTATTACAGAGAGTAGTTCGATATTTGCTAGACATCCATCCAATCTTTTTGAAGTGCTGAAAATCTCTTGTTAGTTCCAGTATAAGGGGGCTGTTTTACAAGATCGCAGAAGATATTAATTGTGTAAACGAAAATACTAGACAGACGACACTCCACGCACGATGCATGCACGATTCATAATCAGATGGATGTGAAGCGCTTTATTCTCTGATTCAATGGCTGGATGTGGAGCATCGTTCATGCATCGTTCCAAAAACGTCGTGTGTATAGCAGCTCTCTTGTGTAAACCCATGTCAAAGCAACCACGTTGTTTCATAAGCAGGGGTATTTTTTTCACTAGCCTACATTACGACATTCAGATGTCCCATACAAAAGTCAGGTCAAACCAAACCATCATTCACGAGAAATGATCATTCAAATCATTAGTTGTGATCCCTGAAGATTTCAATTTTAAGACGAAGATTACCTACACTGCGAGGCATGGGTTGACGAAATGCGGTGCGCAAGATGCTGCATGTTTCACTGTCATGGCCCCTTGTTCAACCTCAACATGAGATCAGATTCATAGCTGCCTAGGCGTCTTGGAATCTGGGGCCAACAGTTGTTTTCCTGTTTTTTTCTGGCAGACTGCACCAATAACTTGAAATTGCAGTGGAATATTGGATCCCCAATAAGCATGAGATGCCTTGATGGCTGTCGCTTCAGGGTTCTGCTATTCCCTCTCACCGATGGTAGTCGTGATCCACCAAAACAGATTATTCTCTAGTCTCTACCATTAAGATACCTCTGAAATTTGGAGCTTTCCGTTATACACTGAGTGGATCAATGAAAATTGTGAGGGTAATAATAGTCAAGAGTTGCATAAATTAGTTTCTAGACTAATTTGGAGGGAAACATTTCGAGTTGTGCCACCAGTTACGCACGTGTTTATGCTCGGGTTCTATGCTGTAATTTTGCCAACATGCATACATTTTTCATTTTTAACCAAGACATGCCCATGCTTTACAGGGAGCATAAAACTGCATTGTATTTGTATACAGGGAGTTTTATTAGCATAGCTAAGCATACCTACATAAGAAGCAGTGGAGTTCAGAGGGGGTTCGGGTGGGGGGATTTACATACCAGAGGCACACTGTACGACTAAGGGCTTCCTCACCTAATGAGGAAACCGTGATGAAAGCATAACCAATTAATCAAGGAACAAACGCCACCGTTACATGTTTTTATGAGCCTGCTAACAAATATGCCAATCACAGTGACATTCGGTCTGAATTAAAGATTCTAAACTGTTTCTAGTGAGAACCTTCCGCTTTTCGAAGGTAACTGAGCAGAAATGCTTGCCAAAGCATGAAAGAACCGTTTGAAGTAGCCCAGGAGCAAGAGTGTGACTACATATAGCATTCTAATAAAATCTTCAGTTATCTTCAACCATGAACAGGGATTAGCAACTGCACTAACAACATTTGCTGATAATATTTAGTGCAAATGATGTCACGTTCAATGGCTAGTTAATGCGAATCAACCTAATTACATAAATGATTCAAGAACAATGAAAACATCAATGCAATCAGAAATACAGTACATAATATCACATACAGAAGAGAATAACAGACCATTCTACCGAATGGTTACTACGTGGCTTGTACTATCAGTTATAAGGGGGAAAATATCAAACAAACAATATTCTGTCAGAATATGCATGTGAATAGGAAAGAAATGTGAGAACAGAAAACGTAGTTGTTGTAGAGCACCATTTTCATTCATAATATTTATTTCTCGGTCATAGTCTCATCAGATACAACAAACAACATATGAAAAGGAGATAGACAGGACAtgcttcagttgtcatagcatcTGCCCATAAAAAAATGGCAAATTTGGTCGACAGACCCCATAACCAAGGTACATAACTACAAAAGGCTACCTATTTGCACAATGACAAGTTCATCACTGTAAGACTGGGTGTTATCCATATGGGACTCGGCCAGCTACACCAAAGCGGAGATATAATTTCTTCCCTACTGTCATCTTCCAGGTTAAGAACAACTATATCCCGGGGATTCGTCTTATACTTCCAATTACATTCCTCATCATCTGTGAAATAGACACAATTGGCCTTCAGTTGCGGATATTCTTCGGCACTAAGGCATAGCGACTGGTTACGCCCAAGAAACAACACGTTATGATGCAAGCTATTTATTTCCACGAGCTCTTCTGCTTCCATATTGACTTTGTGTAACAAGACTTTATTAGTTTTAACTATGAGCTCCTCATAACCCGCATCTATGAGTTTTGCCTTCCTGCAAACTTGCAGCAGATCACCCCATGGAGCCTGAAGAAGGTAGAATACCCCTTTGTACTCACTACTGTAAATGTCAATCTCATCTGCAATTATATTCCTCGTGACGTTAGGACTAGTGAGATCAAAAGCATCCATTCTTCCGGATTTCGTGGATGCATATAATAGACCATCCATGTAGATGCATTGTTCATAGTCCCAACCCGGCGGCAGCGGGGTCCACTTACAATCTCCCACCCTTGCAAATGAAAGCTGATATCCTGGACCATGGATGAGAACCACAATGTAGCTTCCTGTGGACGGGTCTGGAAAGATAAATGCCCTGATGTAGACATGGTTACGAAGCTCGTCAGGAGCATAGCTTAACATTTCGGGCTCTAGGTCCGGATCGTACAGTTGGTCCCACAATTCATACTTAATAAGTGTGCCTTCATTGCCAAAGATTGGCTCTACATAACCAATGGTGACCACTGACGGGAGAGCAATCTGTTGACCAGTGACCGGATTGATAAGGTGTAGCTCAGACTTGTCATCCGCGGTAACTAGCCAACCATGTGAGGACCC encodes:
- the LOC125553688 gene encoding putative F-box protein At4g22660: MEACSVARIMSLEHFGLKFLPKLLALSPGSLGKFRKVSPPMETETVLKKLPELPQDVLRKVSPPMETETLVRNLPELPQDVLMDIFSLLEIPDLMRAASVSSSWRSAYTSLCSQLEQYKRPQTPCLLYTSESAGENVACLYSLAEKRVYKLTLPDPPIRNRYLIGSSHGWLVTADDKSELHLINPVTGQQIALPSVVTIGYVEPIFGNEGTLIKYELWDQLYDPDLEPEMLSYAPDELRNHVYIRAFIFPDPSTGSYIVVLIHGPGYQLSFARVGDCKWTPLPPGWDYEQCIYMDGLLYASTKSGRMDAFDLTSPNVTRNIIADEIDIYSSEYKGVFYLLQAPWGDLLQVCRKAKLIDAGYEELIVKTNKVLLHKVNMEAEELVEINSLHHNVLFLGRNQSLCLSAEEYPQLKANCVYFTDDEECNWKYKTNPRDIVVLNLEDDSREEIISPLWCSWPSPIWITPSLTVMNLSLCK